Within the Emticicia oligotrophica DSM 17448 genome, the region GGCCTTGAAGAACGCCATACAGTGATTCGTAATGCTCCTCATTTGGCACATCCATTGGCATTAATAACACCTGTGTTTAGTTGGTTCGAAGGTTTTTACTTCAAAATTGGTCTTACTATCTACGGTTTTTTTGCAAAAAATGATCCCATGCCACGTGCAGAGTGGCTAAATAAAAAAGAAACCTTTGAGCATATTCCTACACTAACGCCTAATTTACATAGTTCGGTAATGTACTATGATGGCCAGCTCGATGATGCTCGCTATTGCCTAGCTTTAGCTCATTCGGCCGATGAAGCAGGGGCAGTAGTAGTAAACCATGCTTCGATTGTTGGCTTTAGCAAAGATGCTAAAGGGAAATTAAATGAAGCAACGGTGTTGGATAACCTCAGTGGTAACCATATACAAGTAAAGGCTAAGCTCTTCATTAATTGTACGGGGCCTCATGCTGATTCTATTCGTTTGATGGCCAATGATAAGCAAGAAAAACGTTTACGACCAAGCAAAGGCGTGCACATCATGCTACCTCCTGACGTACTCAAAAGTCAAGATGCGATGCTTATTCCAAAAACTAAAGATGGAAGAGTAGTATTCGTTATACCGTTTGAGGGTGAAGTTATGGTTGGTACTACCGATGACGAATATAAAGCCCTTGATAAAGAACCAATTTTGATTGCTCAAGAAGTAGATTTCTTGCTTGATACCCTACGCCCTTACTTAGCTAAAGTGCCAGATAAATCTCAAATAAAATCTGGTTTTGGTGGTTTACGTCCACTAATTGGGTCTTCAGGCTCAAAAGCTACCAAAAAACTCGTACGTGACCATGAGGTAGAATTTGACGAGGAATCAAATTTGCTTAGTTTACTCGGTGGTAAATGGACAACCTATCGATTGATGGCCAAAGATACAATTGATGAAGCATGCAAAATTCTGAACAAACAGACCGAATGTAGTACTGAACTTCATTATTTAGTAGGTGGCGAAAATTATGATTTTGAATCTTGGCGAAAAATCCAAAAAGACTTTAGTTTAGATGAGGCTACTTCCCAACATTTGGTAAAAAAATATGGTACAAAAGCACGGGCAGTTTTAGAAATTGGTAAACTTACTGAAAAAATTCACCCTTCATATCCATTCATTAAAGCAGAGGTTATATATACAGTCAAAGAAGAAATGGCTTGTAGTTTAAGAGATTTCTTTGCTCGTCGCACCCGTATGGAGCTGATTGAGTGGAAAGCAACCCTCGATTCAGTTGAAGTTGTAGCAGAACTAATGGCGAGTGAACTCAACTGGAATGAAGAACAAAAAAGGTCACAAATTTTAAGATATAAGCAATTACTTAAAACCTTTATCGACCATGCCAATACTCATAAATAAATCTATTTTACCCATAGAAAACCAATTATAGAGAAACACCTAAACTTATTCCCCCTCTGATTTCATACTTTCCCTCTACGTATGAAGGAGTCAGATTAGCTCTTAAGAAAACAACTCTTGGATGAGGTGGAATATCAAATACAACCTGCTGGCGAAGACCTAAGATTCCAAAGGAATAAAATCTACTTTCGGCACTACGATAAGCTACTGGTGTAGCTCCCGCTCCTATCTCTGCAAACCACTCAGAGGCAATTTTTGATGGTGCTGATTTACACTTCAAACTTACACGTCTATTAATACCTTTCCTTAGGTTATTAATCAGATAATTATAGGTAACACTTGTTGGTAAAGAGGCACCTCCACCATTGGTCACCATACTTATAGCAGTTGGGTTACCTCCTGGAATAAATCCAAGCCCAAAACGTGTAGCTAAGAAGCTATTTTTCCACCTTACCGGCAAATACTCGATATTTATAGAACCAAGAGGGCTTATAGCGAAAGATTCTACCATAACAGCTGCACGATAACGTGTACGGTACATTATCTGAGCTTGACTTGACTCAAATACAATCAATTGAACTATGAGGATTAGAAAATATTTCACTCGAAAAAGGAATTACTTCAAAACTTGAGATAAAAACGTGCCAAAATTTATGTGATTCAAGTTTTAATTAAAATATTTTTGACATTTTATCTAAGAACTTGTTTAGGATTAACTTTTATATTTAATTTTTCGTAAAAAACGAACTGAGAATGCCAATAAATTTAAAGCCACCCAGTTAATTGCTTTCGTTTCAAACCTGACAAGTAATGCTTTGAAACTATCCATCCAAGCATTAGCGTGCTCAATGAGTACTCGTCGTTTGTATAACTCTTCATCAAAATGCTGATATTCAGTAGATTGATTTTCTATTTTGTTATTTCGAGAATTAACATCAATATTGGCTTCAATTTCTTTATTTTTACAAATTTGACGAAATTCTTTGCTATCGAATCCAGCATCAGCATTTAGAAAAAGGCCTCTGAGATTAATTCCTGCTTTTATGAGCATTTGACACAGTTCTTCAAAGAGTTCCTGAATATTATAAAGGTCGTTGTGTTTTCCTTCTTGTGGGCTGGCACATGCCAACATTTGTCCCTGATTATCAGCTAAAAAGAGCAAATTAGTTGTTTTTGATGCTTTTCGACCTTGATACCCAACAGCTTCACCTCCACGTTTGGCAAGTGTATGACTACCATCAAGTTGGATACAAGATAAGTCTAAATATGAATAGTTTGATGCTAAAATATTTATCCAAACTTTTGTCCAAGAGCCGTCCTTGACCCATTCATTAAAGTGATAATAGACTCCTTGCCATGTTAAAACCTTATTATTAAAAAATTGCTTTACTGGCAGTTGACGCCATTGACAACCTGTTTTCAAACGATATAAAATTGCTGAAACAATAGCTGTCAACTGTTCTATTTCACACTCTTTTCCACGTAAACCAATACTTAAATTTGGTAATATATATTGTTCAATCGTATTTTTACTCAAGATTTCCACTGTAGGTCTTTTTGATGATTCGCACCACAAAATTCAACCTATTTTGGGAATCTTTTTATAATACTAAACAACCTCTAATTTTAAACGAAACCATTTAAAAAAAATTACAAATAAAAAGTTAAATAAAAAAGGCGGAATGAACCGCCTTTCAAAATTTTAGTTTTAAACTCAAAGATTCATAACCAACTCCTTCTGTTTTGAGCTTAATCTAAATCTTTCGCCATAAGTATCTGCTAATCTTTCTACTTCTTTCAAGAAAGTTTCTTTACCAACAAACTCAGGAAAATTAAGTGTTCCACCCGCATAAGGAGGGAAACCCCAAGCTAAAATCGACCCAATATTTCCATCTAACTTTGTAATCAATACTCCTTCATCCATGCATCGTATTGACTCTACCACCTGACGATATAACAATCGTTTTTTTACTTCTTCTACTTCAGGTTGTATTTTTGAAATTGGGAAATGCTCAGCTAAACCTTCCCACAAGTATTTTTTACCACTTTCAGGATATTCATAAAAGCCTTTTTTATTTTTCTTACCAAATCTACCTAAATCTTCAACCATCATTCTGGTAACCTGATAAGCCGCATCTGTTTCACTTAAAGCCCCATCTGCAATTGATTGCTTCGAAATTTTTAAAGCTAAATCTAAAGCTACTTCATCAGAAACCGCCAATGGCCCCACTGGCATCCCAGCATTTTTACCTGCATTTTCAATCATAACTGGGTCAACACCATCTTTTAATAAAGCAATTCCCTCTGTTGTATAAGTTGAAAAGCAACGAGAAGTATAAAATCCGCGAGAATCATTAACAACAATCGGCGTTTTGCGTATTTTCTTTACAAAATCTACTGCCAAAGCAACAGCGTAATCGGAAGTTTGTTTCCCACGAATCAACTCAACTAACATCATTTTATCAACCGGCGAGAAGAAATGGATTCCGATAAAATTCTCAGGTTTTGCCGAAGCATTAGCCAAGCCTGTAATCGGAATAGTTGAAGTATTTGAGCCAAAAACTCCACCTTCAGCTAGCATTGGTTCAGCTTCTTTAGTAACAGTCGCTTTCAATTCGCGGTTTTCAAATACCGCCTCAATAATTAAATCGCATCCTTTTAAATCTGTAACATCGGCCGTTGGCTTGATTAGACTCAACAATTTTTCACCTTTTTCTGCCGTTGTTTTTCCACGCTCTACTCCTTTTTGTACTAAACCC harbors:
- a CDS encoding glycerol-3-phosphate dehydrogenase/oxidase gives rise to the protein MNRIKNLERLQNEEFDICIIGAGASGAGCALDATLRGFKVALIEKEDFAAETSSKSTKLIHGGVRYLEQAFKNLDFAQLRQVKHGLEERHTVIRNAPHLAHPLALITPVFSWFEGFYFKIGLTIYGFFAKNDPMPRAEWLNKKETFEHIPTLTPNLHSSVMYYDGQLDDARYCLALAHSADEAGAVVVNHASIVGFSKDAKGKLNEATVLDNLSGNHIQVKAKLFINCTGPHADSIRLMANDKQEKRLRPSKGVHIMLPPDVLKSQDAMLIPKTKDGRVVFVIPFEGEVMVGTTDDEYKALDKEPILIAQEVDFLLDTLRPYLAKVPDKSQIKSGFGGLRPLIGSSGSKATKKLVRDHEVEFDEESNLLSLLGGKWTTYRLMAKDTIDEACKILNKQTECSTELHYLVGGENYDFESWRKIQKDFSLDEATSQHLVKKYGTKARAVLEIGKLTEKIHPSYPFIKAEVIYTVKEEMACSLRDFFARRTRMELIEWKATLDSVEVVAELMASELNWNEEQKRSQILRYKQLLKTFIDHANTHK
- a CDS encoding IS5 family transposase, producing MEILSKNTIEQYILPNLSIGLRGKECEIEQLTAIVSAILYRLKTGCQWRQLPVKQFFNNKVLTWQGVYYHFNEWVKDGSWTKVWINILASNYSYLDLSCIQLDGSHTLAKRGGEAVGYQGRKASKTTNLLFLADNQGQMLACASPQEGKHNDLYNIQELFEELCQMLIKAGINLRGLFLNADAGFDSKEFRQICKNKEIEANIDVNSRNNKIENQSTEYQHFDEELYKRRVLIEHANAWMDSFKALLVRFETKAINWVALNLLAFSVRFLRKIKYKS